Genomic window (Pseudomonas sp. L5B5):
CATCGCACCTTTTGGTTCTTGAAGGATTTTTCCTGCTCGGGGTCAGTTTTTTCTAAAGTTGTTGCTTGATTATTCCGGGGCGAGGCGGCAGTAATTCACGTCCGAAAAGGAATTTACTGTCTTAACCGGGCCCGAAAGGGCCCAGCAGCCGAGGCCTGATGTGATGAGCGTGATCGATCTTCGTAGTGACACCGTGACCCAGCCGACCCCGGGCATGCTCGATGCCATGGCCAACGCCCGCACCGGGGACGATGTGTACGGCGAAGATCCGACGGTCAATCAGCTGGAGGCCGAGATGGCGCAGCGCCTGGGGTTCGCCGCGGCATTGTTCGTCCCTTCCGGCACCATGAGCAACCTCTTGGCACTGATGGCTCATTGTGGCCGAGGTGATGAGTACATCGTCGGGCAGCAAGCCCACACCTACAAATATGAAGGGGGCGGGGCGGCAGTACTGGGTTCGATCCAGCCCCAGCCGCTAGAAGTCCAGGCCGATGGATCGCTGGACCTGGCCCAGGTGGCGGCAGCGATCAAACCCGATGATTTCCACTTCGCCCGCACCCGCCTGCTGGCCCTGGAAAACACCATGCAGGGCAAGGTCCTGCCGCTTTCCTACCTGGCCCAGGCACGCTCCTTCAGTCATGCGCAGGGCCTGGCCCTGCACCTGGATGGCGCGCGGTTGTACAACGCCGCCGTGCAGCTAGGGGTGGAGGCTCGGGTGATCACCGAACACTTCGACTCGGTGTCGGTGTGCCTGTCCAAGGGGTTGGGGGCGCCGGTGGGCTCGGTGTTGTGTGGTTCCGAGGAACTGATCGGCAAGGCCCGGCGCCTGCGCAAGATGGTCGGTGGCGGCATGCGCCAGGCCGGTGGCTTGGCGGCGGCTGGCTTGTATGCCCTGGACCACCAGGTACAGCGCCTGGCGGACGATCACGCCAATGCCCGGTTGCTGGCCGATGGCCTGCGCCAGGAGGGCTACAGCGTCGAGCCGGTGCAGACCAACATGGTCTACGTTCAACTGGGGGAGCAGGCCGAGGCGCTCAAGGCCTTCGCCGGCGAGCGGGGCGTACGCCTGAGCGCTGCGCCCAGGTTGCGCCTGGTGACCCACCTGGACGTCGATCGCGAGCAAATCGAGCAGGTGGTGAGCACTTTTGCCGAGTTTTCCCGTAAGTGACAGTGTTCTCCGTCCAATTGACTGTTTGTATCGTACAAACACGCTGTACCAAGTGATTAACGCCGATATAATGCGGCCCTTTGCCGTCGTTTCGTCTGTTGACGTTGCGCACAGGCCTTTGGCCGCAGTCTCCGTGGAAGAACCTAATGAAAAGCGCAGAAATCCGTGAAGCCTTCCTCCGCTTCTTCGAAGAGCAAGGCCACACCCGTGTAGCCTCCAGCTCCTTGATCCCTGGCAACGACCCAACCCTGCTGTTCACCAACGCGGGGATGAACCAGTTCAAGGACTGCTTCCTGGGCCAGGAAAAACGTGCCTACACCCGCGCGACCAGCAGCCAGAAATGCGTGCGCGCCGGTGGCAAGAACAGTGACCTGGAAAACGTCGGTTATACCGCTCGTCACCACACCTTCTTCGAAATGCTGGGTAACTTCAGCTTCGGTGATTACTTCAAGCACGACGCGATCACCTTCGCCTGGACCTTCCTGACCGGTGTTCTGAAACTGCCCAAGGAAAAACTCTGGGTCACTGTCTACGCCTCCGATGACGAAGCGTACGACATCTGGACCAAGGAAATCGGCGTGCCGGTCGAGCGCATGATCCGCATCGGCGACAACAAAGGTGCGCCGTATGCGTCCGACAACTTCTGGACCATGGGCGATACCGGCCCGTGCGGCCCTTGCACCGAGATTTTCTACGACCACGGCGACCATATCTGGGGCGGCCCACCGGGCTCGCCGGAAGAGGACGGCGACCGTTACATCGAGATCTGGAACAACGTGTTCATGCAGTTCAACCGCACCGCCGATGGCGTGTTGCATCCGTTGCCAGCACCCTCGGTGGATACCGGCATGGGCCTGGAGCGGATCAGTGCGGTGATGCAGCACGTCAACTCCAACTACGACATCGACCTCTTCAAGAATCTGCTGAAGGCTTCGGCTGAAGCGATCGGCTGCGAAAATGGCGATCAGTCGTCGCTCAAGGTGGTGTCCGACCACATTCGTTCGTGCGGTTTCCTGATCGCCGACGGCGTGCTCCCATCCAACGAGGGGCGTGGCTACGTGCTGCGCCGGAT
Coding sequences:
- the ltaE gene encoding low-specificity L-threonine aldolase, encoding MSVIDLRSDTVTQPTPGMLDAMANARTGDDVYGEDPTVNQLEAEMAQRLGFAAALFVPSGTMSNLLALMAHCGRGDEYIVGQQAHTYKYEGGGAAVLGSIQPQPLEVQADGSLDLAQVAAAIKPDDFHFARTRLLALENTMQGKVLPLSYLAQARSFSHAQGLALHLDGARLYNAAVQLGVEARVITEHFDSVSVCLSKGLGAPVGSVLCGSEELIGKARRLRKMVGGGMRQAGGLAAAGLYALDHQVQRLADDHANARLLADGLRQEGYSVEPVQTNMVYVQLGEQAEALKAFAGERGVRLSAAPRLRLVTHLDVDREQIEQVVSTFAEFSRK